The DNA region ACGCGATGGTCAACTTCATCGGCGAGCAGGAGCAGTACTTCGCCGGTCTGCACGTCCCGTCGAGCGCGAAGGCCGACGCGATGAAGGCGGCCCAGTCGTCGTCAAACGCGACGCCCAGCCGGACGATGGCGCGCGACCACGGCTTCTGCCCGCACGTCGTGGTGCGGCGCAAGGCTTTGGTGCTCGACGACGTGTGCGCCTACCCGCGGTTCGCGGTCAACCCGGTCATCAACTCCATCGGGGTCCGTGCGTACATGGGCGCCCCGCTGATCGACCGGACGGACACCGCGCTGGGCACGATCTGCGTGGTCGCCACCGAGGAGAGCCAGTGGGGCCGTCCAGGCCTGGAGCTCATCAAGTCCATGGCCGCCAAGGTGGTCGACCTCATCCACCAGCGGGAACACCAGCGCTGAGGCAGCCGTCGCTACCCTGCGCGCTCCTGGTGGGCAGCGGTGCGCAGGGCGGCACTGCTGGACCTGAGCTGGCAGGACAGCCGGGCCGACCACTGGTCCTCATAGGTCCCCAGCGCCACCTCGGCCAGCCGCAGCCGCTGGAC from Alloactinosynnema sp. L-07 includes:
- a CDS encoding GAF domain-containing protein; amino-acid sequence: MNHEMIDSRLLTAPHDPEVGRRLVRLGELGLGGTPDPEFDEFATELAQAAGAPYAMVNFIGEQEQYFAGLHVPSSAKADAMKAAQSSSNATPSRTMARDHGFCPHVVVRRKALVLDDVCAYPRFAVNPVINSIGVRAYMGAPLIDRTDTALGTICVVATEESQWGRPGLELIKSMAAKVVDLIHQREHQR